One Rissa tridactyla isolate bRisTri1 chromosome 4, bRisTri1.patW.cur.20221130, whole genome shotgun sequence DNA window includes the following coding sequences:
- the LOC128908462 gene encoding acyl-coenzyme A thioesterase 1-like isoform X3, whose translation MWRAVAAAAASAAARALCRAPPPLHPSPRRQAVSVAVSPAAGLADERVETRVAGLSPGQPVTLRAVAADERGCLFQSCAHYRADGRGELHLGTDASHGGDYTGVEPMGLFWSLAPAGMEKPYQRLVPRSTGTPMKVEMLVHEGHSQPGAIPGPVVAKAEVERWFTAPGVRRIRLKEGGVRGSLFLPPGDGPFPGVIDMYGDEGGLIEFRSSLLATRGFAALSLPYFDFEDLPKVMKEFKLEYFEEAARFLQRHPKVKGPGVGVIGTGKGAELGLSMITFLPEVVAAVSVSGCSSNTVADLHYGDMTLPGLRFDMNKVSVSDTGVFDTFEALDDPTNPANSPCTIPIEKAEGHFLLVVGEDDRMWKSSLYAELAIGRLRQHGKENFELLSYPGAGHRIDPPSTPFCQVAMDRVLGVPVLGGGESKAHAHAQEHSWGKIQEFLHLHLG comes from the exons ATGTGGAGAGCGgtcgctgctgccgccgcctcgGCCGCGGCGCGAGCCCTgtgccgcgccccgccgccgctccatCCTTCGCCGCGACGGCAGGCTGTAAGCGTGGCCGTgtcccccgccgccggcctggCGGATGAGCGGGTAGAGACGCGGGTggcggggctgagccccgggcAGCCGGTGACcctgcgggcggtggcggcggatGAGCGCGGCTGCCTCTTCCAGTCGTGTGCGCACTACCGGGCGGACGGCCGCGGCGAGCTGCACTTGGGCACCGACGCCTCGCACGGCGGGGACTACACCGGCGTGGAGCCCATGGGGCTCTTCTGGAGCCTCGCCCCCGCCGGCATGGAGAAGCCGTACCAGCGGCTCGTTCCCCGCAGCACCGGCACCCCGATGAAGGTGGAGATGTTGGTCCACGAGGGCCACAGCCAGCCCGGCGCCATTCCCGGGCCGGTGGTGGCCAAGGCCGAGGTGGAGAGGTGGTTCACAGCCCCCGGCGTACGGAGGATCCGGCTGAAGGAGGGAGGCGTAAGGGGCTCCCTCTTCCTGCCGCCGG GGGATGGCCCCTTTCCAGGAGTGATTGACATGTATGGTGATGAAGGAGGTTTGATTGAATTTAGATCCAGTCTCCTGGCTACCCGTGGTtttgcagccctttctctgccatATTTTGACTTTGAAGATCTCCCTAAAGTCATGAAAGAATTCAAACTTGAGTACTTCGAGGAGGCAGCTAGATTCCTGCAGCGTCATCCAAAG GTGAAGGGACCAGGAGTTGGAGTGATTGGGACTGGGAAAGGGGCAGAATTAGGACTTTCCATGATCACCTTCCTGCCAGAAGTAGTGGCTGCTGTCTCTGTCTCCGGCTGTAGTTCAAACACAGTTGCAGACCTCCATTATGGTGACATGACTCTGCCTGGGCTGCGTTTTGATATGAATAAGGTCAGTGTTTCTGACACTGGTGTTTTTGACACTTTTGAAGCTCTGGATGACCCAACAAATCCTGCTAATTCTCCTTGCACGATCCCCATTGAAAAAGCAGAAGGTCACTTTCTCTTAGTGGTAGGGGAAGATGATCGTATGTGGAAGAGCTCCTTATATGCTGAGCTGGCAATTGGGCGTCTACGCCAGCATGGGAAAGAAAACTTTGAACTCTTGAGTTATCCAGGAGCAGGTCACAGAATTGATCCTCCTTCTACTCCATTTTGTCAGGTAGCTATGGATCGTGTTCTGGGGGTGCCTGTTCTGGGGGGTGGAGAGAGCAAAGCACATGCCCATGCACAGGAACACTCCTGGGGAAAGATTCAGGAGTTTCTGCACTTGCATTTGGGATGA